A single Verrucomicrobiota bacterium DNA region contains:
- a CDS encoding FG-GAP-like repeat-containing protein: MKTSTRSLLFVAIFMAYRLVGATPMTSVFTYQGQLQQSGSPAQGLFDFKFTLYDVMAGGLSPAAPLTNGAIMVSNGVFSTTLDFGVNAFNGEARWLEVGVRTNGSGTAFDLLTPRQPVTPAPYALRSLSVSQVDATNVTGTIPDNRLSTNVALLATSPRFSGSVTADRFWGDGVGLTNLNPLAMGPAGTFFYASAGFSLASNPGIGANPQDVLVMDINDSGRPALVSVNYDAGTLSVMTNNGHGQFVLAASPAAGSAPISLTDWRPYAAGLPWVVCANYTGNMLSVLANNGANSFIPAFTLPVGSHPVSVISTDVNGDQLLDLVCANYSDNNLMVFTNDGRGGLALAATLSTGTGPQDVIAADVNGDGWEDLISANYDVNTLTIYTNNHHGGFALASSPTVGVGPVALAAALLNDDAALDLVCANSGANTLTVLTNDGHGGFAVAASPTVGNSPFSVVASHYLSGMTLDLVSANNGDNTLTILKNDGQGGFSTFATLPTGASPYAVAAEDLNNDGWQDLVSVNSGDNTLSVFTNSVAVSAAQLTGTVADARLSGNIARLNASQTFHGTQSIMGDVGIGTNAPSYPLHLASGAYCSPAGVFTSVSDRNLKENFAPIEPRDVLARVAALPITQWNYKSERDGVKHLGPMAQDFRAAFGLGDNERAIGAVDESGVALAAIQGLNLLLKEKDAQIRALTEKAARVEALEKDFAELKTLTERLLRQQHGARP, from the coding sequence ATGAAAACGTCAACGCGATCGTTACTGTTCGTGGCCATATTCATGGCATATCGGTTAGTTGGTGCCACACCGATGACCAGTGTGTTCACCTATCAGGGGCAGCTTCAGCAGTCTGGCAGCCCGGCCCAAGGACTGTTTGATTTTAAATTCACCCTGTATGACGTCATGGCCGGTGGTCTTTCACCGGCAGCGCCATTGACCAATGGGGCCATCATGGTGAGCAACGGGGTTTTCTCAACCACTCTGGACTTTGGCGTAAATGCCTTCAATGGCGAGGCGCGCTGGTTGGAAGTGGGGGTGCGCACGAACGGCAGCGGCACCGCGTTTGATTTGTTGACGCCGCGGCAACCAGTCACCCCGGCCCCTTACGCGTTGCGGTCACTCAGCGTGTCACAAGTGGATGCCACCAACGTGACTGGAACGATTCCTGATAACCGACTTTCCACCAATGTGGCGCTGCTGGCCACCAGCCCGAGGTTCTCCGGTTCGGTGACGGCAGACCGGTTCTGGGGTGATGGCGTGGGGTTGACCAATCTGAATCCGCTGGCCATGGGGCCAGCCGGCACGTTCTTTTATGCGTCGGCGGGATTTTCGCTGGCGTCGAATCCAGGCATCGGCGCCAACCCCCAAGATGTGCTCGTGATGGATATCAATGACAGCGGCCGCCCCGCCTTGGTGTCGGTCAATTATGATGCTGGCACCTTGAGTGTCATGACGAACAACGGGCATGGTCAATTTGTCCTGGCAGCCTCGCCCGCCGCTGGCAGCGCGCCGATTTCGCTGACGGACTGGCGGCCTTATGCGGCTGGTCTGCCATGGGTGGTGTGCGCGAATTATACGGGCAACATGCTCTCCGTTTTGGCGAATAACGGTGCCAACTCATTTATCCCCGCATTCACTTTGCCGGTGGGAAGTCACCCGGTCTCGGTGATTTCAACGGATGTGAACGGGGACCAATTGCTGGATCTCGTATGCGCCAATTATTCAGACAACAACCTGATGGTGTTTACCAATGATGGGCGGGGCGGACTTGCGCTGGCGGCGACCCTCAGCACGGGAACCGGACCGCAGGATGTGATCGCCGCGGATGTGAACGGCGATGGCTGGGAGGATTTGATCAGCGCCAACTATGATGTCAACACGCTGACGATTTATACCAACAACCACCATGGCGGCTTCGCTCTGGCGTCCTCTCCCACGGTGGGGGTCGGCCCCGTGGCCTTGGCCGCCGCTTTGCTTAACGACGACGCGGCGCTGGATTTGGTCTGTGCCAATTCAGGCGCCAATACGCTCACGGTCCTGACGAATGACGGGCATGGCGGATTTGCGGTGGCGGCTTCACCAACGGTTGGGAACAGCCCGTTTTCCGTGGTGGCATCCCATTATTTGTCGGGGATGACTTTAGATCTGGTGAGCGCCAATAACGGAGATAACACGTTGACGATCTTGAAAAACGATGGGCAGGGCGGATTCAGCACGTTCGCCACCTTGCCTACCGGCGCCAGCCCGTATGCGGTGGCGGCGGAGGATTTGAATAACGATGGCTGGCAGGATTTGGTCAGTGTCAATTCCGGTGACAATACCCTTTCTGTATTTACCAATTCGGTGGCAGTAAGTGCGGCGCAGCTCACGGGAACGGTCGCGGATGCGCGCCTGTCCGGGAACATCGCGCGCCTCAATGCCAGCCAGACGTTCCATGGCACCCAGTCCATCATGGGGGATGTCGGCATTGGCACCAATGCCCCCAGCTATCCGCTTCATCTGGCCAGCGGCGCTTATTGCAGCCCGGCGGGGGTGTTCACCAGCGTATCGGACCGCAACCTCAAGGAGAATTTTGCCCCCATTGAACCGCGGGACGTGCTGGCGCGGGTGGCGGCGCTGCCCATCACGCAATGGAACTACAAAAGCGAGCGGGATGGCGTGAAGCACCTTGGTCCCATGGCCCAGGATTTCCGTGCGGCGTTTGGTTTGGGCGATAATGAGCGGGCCATCGGCGCGGTGGATGAAAGCGGCGTGGCGCTCGCGGCCATCCAGGGATTGAATCTGTTGCTGAAAGAAAAAGACGCGCAAATCCGCGCTTTGACGGAAAAAGCAGCGCGCGTGGAGGCGTTGGAAAAGGACTTCGCTGAACTTAAAACCTTGACGGAGCGCTTGCTCCGCCAGCAGCATGGAGCCCGGCCATGA